Proteins encoded in a region of the Rhodopirellula halodulae genome:
- a CDS encoding GNAT family N-acetyltransferase: protein MKSQSTRSIRWLAYRVVRRFAIANVSHFYQSPIDTMPRTPTPDSYTIGSCSSKRLREHASELDYAIPERDLEMLDAGAAKCIAAFQADSLAGFAWVAFGNIPGEMNHDGKPETGLPIQLSDEAAFVFQVLVLPAYRGRRLYAAILSRMADELQRDGIRHLVLTTEGSNHNALRAVERMQFQKVGQASFFRIGPLSRSTYPTLSKDVGFTIGRYLGDDTAAHSS from the coding sequence ATGAAGTCTCAATCTACACGCTCGATACGTTGGTTGGCGTATCGAGTGGTCCGTCGTTTTGCGATCGCGAACGTCAGTCACTTCTATCAGTCGCCGATCGACACGATGCCGCGAACGCCGACGCCTGACAGCTACACGATTGGTTCGTGTTCATCCAAACGGCTACGAGAACACGCATCCGAGTTGGATTACGCAATCCCAGAGCGGGACTTGGAAATGCTGGACGCCGGCGCAGCCAAATGCATTGCAGCCTTTCAAGCCGATTCGCTCGCCGGGTTCGCTTGGGTCGCCTTTGGAAACATACCCGGTGAAATGAACCACGACGGCAAGCCCGAAACTGGTCTGCCAATCCAACTCTCCGACGAAGCCGCTTTCGTATTCCAAGTCTTGGTGCTTCCTGCCTACCGAGGACGACGACTGTACGCGGCGATCTTGAGCAGGATGGCCGACGAATTGCAACGCGACGGCATCCGACACCTGGTGCTGACGACCGAAGGATCGAACCACAACGCCCTGCGAGCGGTCGAGCGAATGCAATTCCAAAAAGTCGGCCAAGCATCGTTCTTTCGCATCGGACCACTCAGTCGATCAACCTACCCGACGCTTTCAAAAGATGTTGGATTCACAATCGGACGATATCTCGGCGACGATACCGCAGCCCATTCAAGTTAA
- a CDS encoding efflux RND transporter permease subunit yields MLNLIIRFCVKEPWLVVLLTIGLSVAGWVSFKSIPIDAIPNIGENQVIVLTPWPGRSPKDIEDQVTYPLSVSLLAVPGAESVRGKSMFGYSFVQVTFKDEIDFYWARSRVSEQLGSAASQLPDGVVPQLGPDATGLGQVYYYTLQPPEEGMGLAELRSMQDFVVKYELQAVEGVSEVASIGGYVRQYQIEVDPDKLRFHNVSLDKLAMAIKGSNLDVGAKTVETTGMEFIVRSKGFLGSGGDKDKAVEDIEDTVIMQRDGVPVRVRDIANVQIGPDFRRGALDYNGAEAVGGVVVMRYGENPRVVIDRVKAKIAAITPSLQGVTIHGVYDRSGLIDETMATLTHALRDEIIITAIIILLFLLHIRSSFVVAICLPAAVLMSFIAMRFVGVGANIMSLAGIAIAIGTMVDMAIIVSENIYQHLSDWESGSEEARIKQPRTEVVYEATVEVAPAVVTAVATTIVSFLPVFFLTGRDYKLFSPLAYTKTFAIAAAMITAVTIVPALCRLMLRSNVRRKSAALLAGVSLAGLLGVASHFLWGSRLAERFGLETWIVTTVAAVIGFIAGWQLLRERIRPIEEIPSSRFVRWIYAARLRYALNHKAVALSFPLMLLIIGVGAYVGMPTVLRPVEKFANLFGADLNDFPGYVDAKHVFTGLQSDDWIALDEGSWFYMPTLYPAASFSQAMQVLQTQDVLIGQIPEVKDVLGKIGRVESALDPAPAAMVETYVMLKPESEWREGVTARDVWDEINRVATLPGVTPASALQPIEGRVVMLQSGIKAPMAIRVYGNELDELADAAMNVSAELKKSPLINAGTVNPDIVLGKPYVEFTVDREAASRYGMSSSMVNQVIETALGGMNLIKTVEGRERYPVRLRYNRDLREQIDGLKRLPVVTHSGAVVPLEELATLETTWGPGAINSENGRLVAHVSFMTNGSKGDLESVSAIEEQLREAQSLPPSDPNRLSLPAGYSLEAVGSFRNQIEANRRLMWIIPMVICINLMLLYMEFRNLSISLAVFSGIPVAFAGGMIAVATMGVELNTAVWVGFIALFGLAVDDGVVMATYIHQLLKKRKVETVEDIRNTVYEAGLKRIRPCMMTTVTTLAALIPVLIATGRGADVARAMAIPVFGGMLAEPFTSFIVPTLYCGYLELKMRFGFQDELWEGTEAMPEEELMKAA; encoded by the coding sequence ATGCTTAATCTAATCATTCGCTTCTGCGTTAAAGAACCTTGGCTGGTGGTATTGCTGACCATTGGTCTAAGCGTCGCTGGCTGGGTCAGCTTCAAGTCGATTCCGATCGACGCGATTCCCAACATTGGCGAGAACCAAGTCATCGTGTTGACGCCTTGGCCGGGTCGCTCGCCAAAGGACATCGAAGACCAAGTCACCTATCCGCTGAGCGTTTCGTTGCTCGCTGTTCCCGGTGCGGAATCGGTGCGTGGCAAGAGCATGTTCGGCTACAGCTTTGTGCAGGTCACGTTCAAGGACGAAATTGACTTTTACTGGGCACGCAGCCGAGTTTCTGAGCAACTCGGCAGTGCCGCGTCACAGTTGCCCGATGGCGTCGTGCCACAACTTGGCCCGGACGCGACCGGATTGGGACAGGTTTACTACTACACGCTTCAGCCACCCGAGGAAGGCATGGGGCTGGCGGAACTTCGCAGCATGCAAGACTTCGTTGTGAAGTACGAATTGCAGGCGGTCGAAGGGGTCAGCGAGGTCGCGTCGATCGGCGGTTACGTGCGCCAGTATCAAATCGAAGTCGATCCCGACAAGCTTCGCTTTCACAACGTATCGCTCGACAAGTTGGCGATGGCGATCAAGGGATCGAATTTGGACGTCGGTGCTAAGACAGTCGAAACGACCGGCATGGAGTTCATCGTCCGCAGCAAGGGGTTCCTCGGCTCTGGCGGTGACAAAGACAAAGCGGTTGAGGACATCGAGGACACCGTCATCATGCAGCGTGACGGAGTTCCCGTTCGCGTCCGCGACATTGCCAATGTGCAGATTGGCCCTGATTTTCGTCGCGGTGCATTGGATTACAACGGAGCCGAAGCAGTTGGCGGCGTGGTCGTGATGCGATACGGCGAAAATCCTCGAGTCGTCATCGACCGCGTGAAAGCCAAGATCGCCGCGATAACGCCATCGCTACAAGGAGTGACCATTCATGGCGTCTACGATCGCAGCGGACTGATCGACGAGACGATGGCGACGCTGACACATGCGTTACGCGACGAGATCATCATCACGGCGATCATCATCCTCTTGTTTCTATTGCACATCCGCAGCAGTTTCGTTGTCGCGATCTGTTTGCCGGCAGCCGTGCTGATGTCGTTCATCGCGATGCGGTTCGTCGGCGTCGGAGCGAACATCATGTCGCTGGCGGGGATCGCGATCGCGATCGGCACGATGGTCGACATGGCGATCATTGTTTCGGAGAACATCTACCAGCATCTTTCGGATTGGGAGTCTGGTAGCGAAGAGGCTCGGATCAAACAACCTCGCACGGAAGTCGTCTACGAGGCAACGGTTGAAGTCGCACCGGCCGTCGTGACCGCCGTGGCGACAACCATTGTCAGTTTCTTGCCGGTCTTCTTTTTGACCGGTCGCGATTACAAGCTGTTCTCTCCGCTGGCTTACACCAAGACATTTGCGATTGCTGCGGCGATGATCACCGCCGTCACGATTGTGCCGGCACTGTGCCGTTTGATGCTGCGAAGCAATGTGCGTCGCAAGAGTGCGGCTTTGCTCGCTGGCGTTTCGCTGGCCGGACTTCTCGGTGTGGCTTCGCATTTCCTTTGGGGGTCACGACTCGCAGAGCGATTCGGCTTGGAAACCTGGATCGTGACCACCGTCGCCGCAGTGATCGGATTCATTGCCGGTTGGCAATTGCTGCGAGAGCGGATTCGGCCAATCGAAGAGATTCCTTCCAGTCGCTTCGTTCGTTGGATTTACGCAGCCCGATTGCGATACGCCCTGAACCACAAAGCGGTTGCGCTTTCGTTTCCGTTGATGCTGTTGATCATCGGCGTGGGTGCCTACGTCGGAATGCCAACCGTGCTCCGTCCGGTCGAAAAGTTCGCCAACTTGTTCGGTGCCGATCTGAATGACTTTCCCGGCTACGTCGATGCCAAGCATGTTTTTACGGGGTTGCAGAGCGACGACTGGATCGCCCTAGACGAAGGAAGCTGGTTCTACATGCCGACGCTGTACCCGGCAGCCAGTTTCTCGCAAGCGATGCAAGTGTTGCAGACGCAAGATGTTTTGATCGGCCAGATTCCCGAAGTCAAAGATGTGCTTGGCAAGATCGGTCGCGTCGAATCGGCACTCGACCCCGCGCCGGCCGCGATGGTCGAAACCTATGTGATGCTCAAACCCGAAAGCGAGTGGCGAGAAGGCGTCACGGCTCGCGACGTGTGGGACGAAATCAACCGAGTCGCCACGTTGCCCGGTGTCACGCCCGCGTCGGCGTTACAACCGATCGAGGGCCGAGTCGTGATGTTGCAGTCTGGCATCAAGGCACCGATGGCCATTCGAGTTTACGGCAACGAACTCGACGAGTTGGCTGACGCGGCCATGAATGTCTCCGCTGAGCTGAAGAAGTCGCCGCTGATCAACGCCGGCACCGTCAATCCCGATATCGTGCTTGGCAAACCCTACGTCGAGTTCACCGTCGATCGTGAGGCGGCATCGCGGTACGGGATGAGTTCGTCGATGGTGAACCAAGTCATCGAGACCGCACTCGGCGGGATGAATTTAATCAAGACCGTTGAAGGACGTGAGCGTTATCCAGTGCGGCTCCGTTACAACCGCGACCTCCGCGAACAGATCGACGGCCTGAAACGCTTACCCGTCGTCACACATTCGGGGGCGGTCGTACCGCTCGAAGAACTCGCGACGCTGGAAACGACTTGGGGGCCGGGTGCAATCAACAGTGAGAATGGCCGACTGGTCGCTCACGTTTCTTTCATGACCAATGGCAGCAAGGGCGATTTGGAATCCGTCTCCGCGATCGAAGAACAGCTCCGCGAGGCTCAGTCGCTGCCTCCGTCGGACCCGAATCGGTTATCGCTGCCAGCGGGATACTCTCTCGAGGCCGTTGGTAGCTTCCGAAATCAGATCGAAGCCAACAGGCGTTTGATGTGGATCATTCCGATGGTGATCTGCATCAATCTGATGTTGCTTTACATGGAGTTCCGAAACCTCTCGATTTCGTTGGCCGTGTTCTCCGGTATCCCCGTCGCCTTCGCTGGTGGCATGATTGCAGTGGCAACGATGGGCGTCGAACTCAATACGGCAGTATGGGTTGGCTTCATCGCGTTGTTCGGACTAGCCGTCGACGATGGCGTGGTGATGGCGACCTACATCCATCAACTGCTGAAGAAACGTAAAGTCGAAACGGTCGAAGATATCCGCAACACAGTCTACGAAGCTGGACTGAAACGCATTCGACCTTGCATGATGACAACGGTGACGACGCTTGCCGCGTTGATTCCAGTGTTAATTGCGACAGGCCGTGGTGCTGACGTCGCCCGAGCGATGGCGATTCCCGTGTTCGGTGGCATGTTAGCTGAACCGTTCACGTCGTTTATTGTGCCGACGCTCTATTGCGGCTACCTGGAATTGAAAATGCGTTTCGGATTTCAAGACGAGCTTTGGGAAGGCACCGAAGCGATGCCGGAGGAGGAACTCATGAAAGCGGCATAA